A portion of the Manihot esculenta cultivar AM560-2 chromosome 2, M.esculenta_v8, whole genome shotgun sequence genome contains these proteins:
- the LOC110608568 gene encoding calcium-dependent protein kinase 11 isoform X2: MMPSLRLQILDSLSSISQCFSWSGNVDASLWFRIQGQHFCDVVGSPYYVAPEVLLKHYGPEVDVWSAGVILYILLSGVPPFWAENEPGIFKQILKGKLDFESDPWPKISDNAKDLIRKMLERDPRRRISAHEVLCNPWIVDDRVAPDKPLDSAVLSRLKKFSAMNKLKKMALRVIAERLSEEEIGGLKELFKMLDTDNSGTITYEELKVGLKRVSSELMESEIKALMEAADIDNSGTIDYGEFLAATLHLNKMEREENLVAAFAYFDKDGSGYITIDELQQACKDFGLGDVQLDEMIKEIDQDNDARIDYAEFTAMMRKGDDEIGRMKTIRSSLSLNLADALGVNESVMEPDASTN; this comes from the exons ATGATGCCAAGCTTAAGGCTACAGATTTTGGACTCTCTGTCTTCTATAAGCCAG TGTTTTTCTTGGAGTGGAAATGTTGATGCCAGTCTATGGTTCAGAATACAGG GTCAACATTTCTGTGATGTAGTTGGGAGTCCATATTATGTTGCACCGGAGGTTTTGCTTAAGCATTATGGACCTGAAGTAGATGTTTGGAGTGCAGGTGTTATTCTTTACATCTTGTTAAGTGGGGTTCCACCTTTCTGGGCAG AAAATGAACCAGGAATTTTCAAACAAATTTTAAAAGGCAAACTAGATTTTGAGTCTGATCCATGGCCTAAGATCTCAGATAATGCAAAAGATCTTATACGAAAGATGCTTGAGAGGGACCCAAGAAGGAGAATTTCTGCACATGAAGTCTTAT GTAATCCCTGGATTGTGGATGACAGAGTTGCCCCTGACAAACCTCTGGATTCTGCAGTATTGTCTCGCCTGAAGAAATTCTCAGCAATGAATAAGCTTAAAAAAATGGCTTTGCGT GTCATAGCAGAAAGACTTTCTGAAGAAGAAATTGGTGGCTTGAAAGAGTTGTTTAAAATGCTTGATACAGATAATAGTGGCACGATAACATATGAGGAACTTAAAGTGGGTTTGAAGAGAGTGAGTTCTGAACTGATGGAATCTGAGATCAAGGCTCTAATGGAAGCG GCTGATATTGACAACAGTGGAACAATAGACTATGGAGAATTTCTTGCTGCTACTTTGCACTTAAATAAGATGGAGAGGGAGGAGAATTTAGTTGCAGCCTTCGCCTATTTTGACAAAGATGGTAGTGGCTACATCACAATTGATGAGCTTCAGCAGGCTTGCAAAGACTTTGGTTTAGGTGATGTTCAACTGGATGAAATGATCAAAGAAATTGATCAGGACAAT GATGCACGAATAGATTATGCAGAGTTCACAGCGATGATGAGAAAGGGAGATGACGAAATTGGAAGGATGAAAACCATCAGAAGCAGTCTAAGCTTAAATCTAGCTGATGCTTTGGGAGTGAATGAATCGGTCATGGAACCAGATGCATCTACCAACTGA
- the LOC110608570 gene encoding 50S ribosomal protein L21, chloroplastic isoform X2: MASSSSSTLSLCSSFTSQCRIFHHQNPCFPSKTLSLSKPNFGFLSKTHTLTYTRPSFLPVPKSSESEAPVLEVEADQIQSQPEPESEPEPEPASAAIVDVAKEEPKREEVFAVVMIGSRQYIVIPGRYIYVQRLKGANVNDKIALNKVLLVGTKTSTYIGKPVVTNAVVHAVVEEQGLNPKVVVFKYKKKKNYRRNIGHRQPNTRIRITGITGYQEYPAVTLD; encoded by the exons atggcttcttcttcttcttcaacgcTCTCTCTCTGCTCTTCCTTCACTTCTCAATGCAGGATTTTCCATCATCAAAACCCTTGCTTTCCTTCTaaaactctctctctttctaaGCCCAACTTTGGCTTTCTCTCCAAAACTCACACACTCACCTACACTAGACCCTCATTTTTACCCGTTCCCAAATCCTCTGAATCCGAAGCACCGGTTCTTGAGGTCGAAGCTGATCAAATTCAGTCCCAGCCTGAGCCGGAATCTGAACCTGAACCTGAACCTGCTTCTGCTGCTATTGTTGATGTTGCCAAGGAAGAGCCCAAGCGTGAGGAGGTTTTTGCTGTTGTTATG ATTGGGTCACGCCAATATATTGTCATCCCAGGGCGGTATATTTATGTCCAGAGGCTGAAAGGTGCTAATGTCAATGACAAG ATCGCTTTGAACAAAGTGTTACTGGTGGGAACCAAAACAAGCACCTATATTGGAAAACCAGTTGTGACTAATGCTGTTGTTCACGCTGTAGTTGAAGAGCAG GGATTAAATCCCAAAGTTGTTGTCTTCAAgtataagaagaagaaaaattatcGAAGAAATATTGGTCATCGACAG CCTAATACAAGAATAAGGATAACAGGCATCACAGGCTATCAAGAATATCCAGCAGTTACGCTTGACTAG
- the LOC110608568 gene encoding calcium-dependent protein kinase 11 isoform X1 — protein MKKQTTSPSLSSSSTQTTKPSRSVLPYKTSRLRDHYLIGKKLGQGQFGTTYLCTNKATNKKLACKSIPKRKLLCKEDYEDVWREIQIMHHLSEHQNVVQIKGTYEDSMFVHLVMELCAGGELFDRIVAKGHYSEKEAAKLIKIIVGVVENCHSLGVMHRDLKPENFLFDTPSDDAKLKATDFGLSVFYKPGQHFCDVVGSPYYVAPEVLLKHYGPEVDVWSAGVILYILLSGVPPFWAENEPGIFKQILKGKLDFESDPWPKISDNAKDLIRKMLERDPRRRISAHEVLCNPWIVDDRVAPDKPLDSAVLSRLKKFSAMNKLKKMALRVIAERLSEEEIGGLKELFKMLDTDNSGTITYEELKVGLKRVSSELMESEIKALMEAADIDNSGTIDYGEFLAATLHLNKMEREENLVAAFAYFDKDGSGYITIDELQQACKDFGLGDVQLDEMIKEIDQDNDARIDYAEFTAMMRKGDDEIGRMKTIRSSLSLNLADALGVNESVMEPDASTN, from the exons ATGAAGAAGCAAACTACATCAccatcattatcatcatcatcaacacAAACAACAAAGCCTTCAAGATCAGTTCTTCCATATAAAACGTCAAGACTGAGGGACCACTATCTGATAGGCAAGAAACTGGGCCAAGGGCAATTTGGCACTACATATCTTTGTACCAACAAGGCCACAAACAAGAAACTTGCCTGCAAATCAATCCCAAAGAGAAAACTTCTCTGCAAAGAAGACTATGAGGATGTTTGGAGGGAGATCCAGATCATGCATCATCTCTCTGAGCATCAAAATGTGGTGCAAATCAAAGGAACCTATGAGGATTCCATGTTTGTGCACTTGGTCATGGAGTTGTGCGCAGGTGGGGAGCTCTTTGATAGGATTGTGGCAAAGGGTCATTATAGTGAGAAGGAGGCTGCCAAGTTGATCAAAATTATCGTTGGGGTGGTGGAGAATTGCCATTCTTTGGGGGTTATGCATAGGGATCTTAAGCCTGAGAATTTCTTGTTTGATACCCCTAGTGATGATGCCAAGCTTAAGGCTACAGATTTTGGACTCTCTGTCTTCTATAAGCCAG GTCAACATTTCTGTGATGTAGTTGGGAGTCCATATTATGTTGCACCGGAGGTTTTGCTTAAGCATTATGGACCTGAAGTAGATGTTTGGAGTGCAGGTGTTATTCTTTACATCTTGTTAAGTGGGGTTCCACCTTTCTGGGCAG AAAATGAACCAGGAATTTTCAAACAAATTTTAAAAGGCAAACTAGATTTTGAGTCTGATCCATGGCCTAAGATCTCAGATAATGCAAAAGATCTTATACGAAAGATGCTTGAGAGGGACCCAAGAAGGAGAATTTCTGCACATGAAGTCTTAT GTAATCCCTGGATTGTGGATGACAGAGTTGCCCCTGACAAACCTCTGGATTCTGCAGTATTGTCTCGCCTGAAGAAATTCTCAGCAATGAATAAGCTTAAAAAAATGGCTTTGCGT GTCATAGCAGAAAGACTTTCTGAAGAAGAAATTGGTGGCTTGAAAGAGTTGTTTAAAATGCTTGATACAGATAATAGTGGCACGATAACATATGAGGAACTTAAAGTGGGTTTGAAGAGAGTGAGTTCTGAACTGATGGAATCTGAGATCAAGGCTCTAATGGAAGCG GCTGATATTGACAACAGTGGAACAATAGACTATGGAGAATTTCTTGCTGCTACTTTGCACTTAAATAAGATGGAGAGGGAGGAGAATTTAGTTGCAGCCTTCGCCTATTTTGACAAAGATGGTAGTGGCTACATCACAATTGATGAGCTTCAGCAGGCTTGCAAAGACTTTGGTTTAGGTGATGTTCAACTGGATGAAATGATCAAAGAAATTGATCAGGACAAT GATGCACGAATAGATTATGCAGAGTTCACAGCGATGATGAGAAAGGGAGATGACGAAATTGGAAGGATGAAAACCATCAGAAGCAGTCTAAGCTTAAATCTAGCTGATGCTTTGGGAGTGAATGAATCGGTCATGGAACCAGATGCATCTACCAACTGA
- the LOC110608570 gene encoding 50S ribosomal protein L21, chloroplastic isoform X1, whose amino-acid sequence MASSSSSTLSLCSSFTSQCRIFHHQNPCFPSKTLSLSKPNFGFLSKTHTLTYTRPSFLPVPKSSESEAPVLEVEADQIQSQPEPESEPEPEPASAAIVDVAKEEPKREEVFAVVMIGSRQYIVIPGRYIYVQRLKGANVNDKIALNKVLLVGTKTSTYIGKPVVTNAVVHAVVEEQGLNPKVVVFKYKKKKNYRRNIGHRQNVMGSSHRNSQKRRGSIKWRMLPFPHTRPCTYTVGIHFYIR is encoded by the exons atggcttcttcttcttcttcaacgcTCTCTCTCTGCTCTTCCTTCACTTCTCAATGCAGGATTTTCCATCATCAAAACCCTTGCTTTCCTTCTaaaactctctctctttctaaGCCCAACTTTGGCTTTCTCTCCAAAACTCACACACTCACCTACACTAGACCCTCATTTTTACCCGTTCCCAAATCCTCTGAATCCGAAGCACCGGTTCTTGAGGTCGAAGCTGATCAAATTCAGTCCCAGCCTGAGCCGGAATCTGAACCTGAACCTGAACCTGCTTCTGCTGCTATTGTTGATGTTGCCAAGGAAGAGCCCAAGCGTGAGGAGGTTTTTGCTGTTGTTATG ATTGGGTCACGCCAATATATTGTCATCCCAGGGCGGTATATTTATGTCCAGAGGCTGAAAGGTGCTAATGTCAATGACAAG ATCGCTTTGAACAAAGTGTTACTGGTGGGAACCAAAACAAGCACCTATATTGGAAAACCAGTTGTGACTAATGCTGTTGTTCACGCTGTAGTTGAAGAGCAG GGATTAAATCCCAAAGTTGTTGTCTTCAAgtataagaagaagaaaaattatcGAAGAAATATTGGTCATCGACAG AATGTCATGGGTTCAAGTCATCGAAACAGCCAGAAAAGGAGAGGCTCCATAAAATGGAGGATGCTTCCCTTCCCACACACACGCCCATGCACATACACAGTAGGAATCCATTTTTACATCAGATAA
- the LOC110608571 gene encoding subtilisin-like protease SBT3.4: MLRSCTQSSLSKKPKPVSIRFHMQRTVNSSSASVLFVLLAILLIKMAESVPSPAVDSSNADVHIVYTKRPQDEEPEAYHIRTLASVLGSDEAAKEALQYSYKTAASGFSAKLTPEQVEQISKQPGVLQVVPSGTYRLHSGPERLH; the protein is encoded by the exons ATGCTCCGGTCTTGTACTCAATCATCACTATCCAAAAAACCCAAACCCGTTTCGATTCGATTCCATATGCAGAGAACCGTAAACTCTTCTTCGGCGTCGGTGCTCTTCGTGTTGCTCGCGATCCTTCTGATCAAAATGGCGGAATCTGTTCCTTCTCCCGCTGTTGACTCTTCCAATGCAGATGTTCATATTGTCTACACCAAGAGGCCCCAGGATGAGGAGCCTGAGGCCTACCATATCCGAACCCTCGCCTCCGTCCTCGGCAG tGATGAGGCTGCAAAGGAGGCTTTGCAGTACAGCTACAAGACGGCTGCTAGTGGATTCTCAGCCAAGCTCACCCCTGAGCAGGTTGAGCAAATCTCAA AACAACCAGGCGTTCTTCAAGTTGTCCCTAGCGGGACATATCGGCTGCATTCAGGACCTGAGAGGCTGCACTGA
- the LOC110608569 gene encoding uncharacterized membrane protein At4g09580 yields the protein MAAARNLIGDAGSIRPTMRDEEKAKENDSPSSKKPKLERSPSTRWEFAAAFGVFAVFSTGLFCIYLTMPTSVYVNLKLPRTISDLRFLKDHLATYAKDYPAQFILGYCSTYIFMQTFMIPGTIFMSLLAGALFGVVRGLFLVVLNATAGASSCFFLSKLIGRPIVNWLWPEKLRVFQAEIAKRREKLLNYMLFLRVTPTLPNLFINLASPIVDIPFHVFFLATLLGLIPASYITVRAGLALGDLKSVKDLYDFKTLSMLFLIGSIIIFPTLLKRKRIYE from the exons ATGGCTGCGGCGAGGAATCTGATCGGAGATGCGGGAAGCATTAGGCCAACAATGAGGGACGAAGAGAAGGCCAAAGAGAACGATTCGCCTTCCTCTAAGAAGCCCAAGTTGGAAAGGTCCCCTTCTACCAGATGGGAATTCGCTGCCGCTTTTGGGGTCTTCGCCGTCTTCTCCACCGGTTTGTTTTGCATCTACTTGACAATGCCTACTTCTGTCTATGTCAACCTCAAGCTGCCTCGTACCATTTCAGATCTTCGCTTTCTCAA GGACCATCTTGCGACATATGCCAAAGATTATCCAGCACAGTTCATCCTGGGTTACTGCTCTACATATATTTTCATGCAGACTTTTATGATTCCTGGAACAATTTTCATGTCACTACTAGCCGGAGCTCTTTTTGGTGTTGTTAGAGGGCTATTCTTAGTTGTCTTGAATGCTACTGCTGGGGCCTCTTCCTGCTTTTTCTTGTCCAAGTTGATTGGGAGGCCTATAGTAAATTGGTTGTGGCCTGAGAAGTTGAGGGTTTTTCAGGCTGAG ATAGCAAAGCGTAGGGAAAAGTTGCTGAATTACATGCTCTTTTTAAGAGTAACTCCAACATTGCCCAACCTTTTCATCAATTTGGCATCTCCAATTGTTGACATaccttttcatgttttctttttGGCTACATTGCTTGGACTTATTCCAGCCTCCTATATAACTGTCAGG GCAGGCCTTGCTCTTGGGGATCTCAAGTCAGTCAAGGATCTTTATGATTTTAAAACTTTGTCCATGCTCTTCCTCATTGGTTCCATCATCATATTTCCTACCCTCCTAAAACGAAAGCGGATATACGAGTGA